The DNA segment CGCACCCGCCAACTTACCGGCGACTATCGAAGACCTTCGTAGCGGCAAGGTCAGTAACGTCTCAAGGGTCTTGTTCTCCTTCTCTGTCCCCATGGAGGTGATGACCATGCTTCCGGCCATGATGACCACCATGACTATGATGAGCGGGACGATAATGCCTTGCGAGGCCATGACCGCTGATATCGCGGATGGCGATATGCCGCTCATCTCACGGCCTTTGAACACGGTCGTCTCGGACAGATACGTCGGGTTCAGGATGACCGCGGAGCTCACCGGGACCTTCTGATCGATAAGATAGGTGGACACATTGTGGTTCATCTGGGCCAATGACAGGCTCACGATGGAGGATTGTACTCCTTCAAGCGCGCCTGCACCTTTCATCATCCAATATATCTGGATGGCCGCTGAATGGTTGGCTGAGATAAGTTGGCTGAAATTGGATGGAATGACTATCAGTGCTGCTCCGTTCCCGGTATCGATCTTGCTGAGTCCTTCCTGGACCTTCGAAACGTCCGTTCCGTTGTATGAGTAGATGATCTTCGATGTACTGTTCAGGGCGTAGAAAGCTATCCCTGACAGCTCTGACTGGCTCTGGTCGATGACCCCTATGGCGGGTTTTTCCTGCAGGCTCTTCTGGGTTCCGCCTATGACACCTCCAAGAGAGGCGAACACCACCGCCATGATGATGATGGGGATCAAGGTGGCCGGCGTCAGCAGCTCCTTGACCTCCTTCTTGATAATATTACCAATACTGCTCATTTTACCAACCTCACGAACACTTCCTCGATGTTTGCCGCATCATATTTCTTCTTGAGCTCCGCCGGTGTTCCCATCTCGACGATGTGGCCATCGTTGATGAGCGCGATCCGGTCGCACATGAGCTCCACCTCCAGCATGTTGTGGGATGACAGCAGGATCGTCGTTCCTTCCTTTACTGTCTCCCTCACCGTGCGCCTGACCTCCTGGGCGTTCAGGACGTCCAGGCCGGATGTTAGCTCGTCGAGTATGGCTAGCTTTGGCCTGATCATGAGCGCCCGGGCCACCAATAGCCTCCGGGCCATGCCTTTGCTGTAGGTATCGACCTTATCATCGATCCTCTCGCCCAATCGGGCGATCTGCAGACCACGCTCGACCATGTGCTTCTGCGAGGCGCTCTCCCCAAAAAAGGCGGCTATGAAATCCAGATATTGTCTTCCGGTCAGGTTCTTGTATGCTCCCGCATCCTCTGGAAGGTAGCTGATGATCTTCCTAACCTCATCCGCCTTTGTGGCAAGATCGTACCCGTAAACGTTGATCGAACCTGATGTGATCTCCAGAATGGTGGCGAGGATCCTTAGAGTGGTGGTCTTCCCGGCCCCGTTCGGGCCGATCAGTCCGAAGATCTCCCCTTCGTTGACGTTGAACGAAATTCCCTTGACAGCGTTGATTCCGCCATAGCTCTTGACGAGGTCCTTTACCTCAATCGCGTACATT comes from the Methanomassiliicoccales archaeon genome and includes:
- a CDS encoding ABC transporter permease → MSSIGNIIKKEVKELLTPATLIPIIIMAVVFASLGGVIGGTQKSLQEKPAIGVIDQSQSELSGIAFYALNSTSKIIYSYNGTDVSKVQEGLSKIDTGNGAALIVIPSNFSQLISANHSAAIQIYWMMKGAGALEGVQSSIVSLSLAQMNHNVSTYLIDQKVPVSSAVILNPTYLSETTVFKGREMSGISPSAISAVMASQGIIVPLIIVMVVIMAGSMVITSMGTEKENKTLETLLTLPLRRSSIVAGKLAGAAIVGLVMAIIYMIGMGYYMNSLNASSAVDLSKYGISLGLFDYILVGISLFLALISALALCMLLGIFTKNYKAAQSMTMPITFLALIPMFVLIFADFDTLPLVGQILVFVIPFSHPMIAMRSLMFDNTGIVIAGIAYEAIFAFVTMFIAVSLFKKDIVLTGMAKKPGKKTGWSKYVNIPGRKK
- a CDS encoding ABC transporter ATP-binding protein, whose amino-acid sequence is MYAIEVKDLVKSYGGINAVKGISFNVNEGEIFGLIGPNGAGKTTTLRILATILEITSGSINVYGYDLATKADEVRKIISYLPEDAGAYKNLTGRQYLDFIAAFFGESASQKHMVERGLQIARLGERIDDKVDTYSKGMARRLLVARALMIRPKLAILDELTSGLDVLNAQEVRRTVRETVKEGTTILLSSHNMLEVELMCDRIALINDGHIVEMGTPAELKKKYDAANIEEVFVRLVK